A portion of the Achromobacter sp. MFA1 R4 genome contains these proteins:
- the cysD gene encoding sulfate adenylyltransferase subunit CysD has product MSAVIQRSHLDWLESEAIFILREVAAECEKPVLLFSGGKDSVVLLRLAEKAFRPGRFPFPLMHIDTAHNFDEVIAFRDARAAELGETLIVRSVEDSIKRGSVVLRRETDSRNAAQAVTLLEAIEEFGFDACIGGARRDEEKARAKERIFSFRDEFGQWDPKAQRPELWNLFNTRVHRGENMRVFPISNWTELDVWQYIQREQLALPSIYYAHEREVVRRKGLLVPVTRLTPPADGEQVERLSVRFRTVGDISCTCPVASDAADTLAIIAETAVTDITERGATRMDDQTSEASMERRKKEGYF; this is encoded by the coding sequence ATGTCTGCTGTGATCCAACGCAGCCACCTGGATTGGCTGGAATCGGAAGCGATCTTCATCCTGCGCGAAGTGGCCGCCGAATGCGAAAAGCCCGTCCTGCTGTTTTCGGGCGGCAAGGACTCCGTGGTGCTGCTGCGCCTGGCCGAAAAGGCTTTCCGGCCGGGACGCTTTCCGTTCCCGCTGATGCACATCGACACCGCCCACAACTTCGACGAAGTCATCGCCTTTCGCGATGCGCGCGCGGCCGAACTGGGCGAAACCCTGATCGTGCGCAGCGTCGAAGACTCGATCAAGCGCGGCAGCGTCGTGCTGCGCCGCGAGACCGACTCGCGCAACGCGGCGCAGGCGGTGACGCTGCTGGAGGCCATCGAGGAGTTCGGCTTCGATGCCTGCATCGGGGGCGCCCGCCGCGACGAGGAAAAGGCGCGCGCCAAGGAGCGCATCTTTTCGTTCCGCGACGAGTTCGGCCAGTGGGATCCCAAGGCCCAGCGGCCCGAGCTCTGGAACCTGTTCAACACCCGCGTGCACCGCGGCGAGAACATGCGCGTCTTCCCGATCTCGAACTGGACCGAACTGGACGTCTGGCAGTACATCCAGCGCGAGCAGCTGGCGCTGCCGTCGATCTACTACGCCCATGAGCGCGAGGTCGTGCGCCGCAAGGGGCTGCTGGTGCCGGTCACGCGCCTGACGCCGCCGGCGGACGGCGAACAGGTCGAGCGCCTGTCCGTGCGGTTCCGCACGGTGGGCGACATTTCCTGCACCTGCCCGGTCGCATCCGATGCCGCCGACACGCTGGCCATCATCGCCGAGACGGCGGTGACCGACATCACCGAGCGCGGCGCCACGCGCATGGACGACCAGACTTCCGAGGCCTCGATGGAGCGCCGCAAGAAGGAAGGCTATTTCTGA
- a CDS encoding sulfate adenylyltransferase subunit 1, translating to MNALNDSFLSGADNGVLRLITAGSVDDGKSTLIGRLLYDSKGVFADQLDAISRAKHKRVAGDGIDFSLLTDGLEAEREQGITIDVAYRYFSTPTRKFIIADAPGHEQYTRNMVTGASTADVAVILIDATRAADGKLLPQTKRHSTIARLLGIRHIVVAVNKMDLVDWDRAVFERIRDAYADLAGKLGIAHFDALPLSALGGENVVTLSGKTPWYEGQPLLALLESLDLSGDGRATPLRFPVQWVARHGGDRTDDFRGYAGRVASGVVRPGDAVTVQPSGVSAVVQEVRAFDRALDEAVAGDSITLVLDRDVDVSRGDVIVHTAAPAQVSREFEAELCWLDAQALNPARKYLLKSGTRLTSAKVRAVLSHRDIHELQEVENTEGTLRMNDIGRVTLTTRESLAVDRYDDVAATGAFILIDEATHQTAAAGMLR from the coding sequence ATGAACGCACTGAACGATTCCTTTCTTTCCGGCGCCGACAACGGCGTGCTGCGCCTCATCACGGCGGGCTCCGTCGACGACGGCAAGTCCACGCTGATCGGCCGCCTGCTGTATGACAGCAAGGGGGTCTTCGCCGACCAGCTGGACGCAATCTCGCGCGCCAAGCACAAACGGGTGGCTGGCGACGGCATCGACTTCTCGCTGCTGACCGATGGCCTGGAGGCCGAGCGGGAGCAGGGCATCACCATCGATGTCGCCTACCGCTACTTTTCCACGCCCACGCGCAAGTTCATCATTGCCGATGCGCCCGGCCACGAGCAGTACACGCGCAACATGGTGACCGGGGCGTCGACGGCCGATGTCGCCGTCATCCTGATCGATGCGACCCGCGCGGCCGACGGCAAGCTGCTGCCGCAGACCAAGCGGCACAGCACCATCGCGCGCCTGCTGGGCATACGCCACATCGTCGTCGCGGTGAACAAGATGGACCTGGTCGACTGGGACCGCGCGGTGTTCGAGCGCATCCGCGATGCGTACGCGGACCTGGCGGGCAAGCTGGGCATCGCGCATTTCGACGCGCTGCCCTTGTCGGCGCTGGGCGGCGAGAACGTCGTCACGCTCTCCGGCAAGACGCCGTGGTACGAGGGCCAGCCGCTGCTGGCGCTGCTGGAATCGCTGGACCTGTCGGGCGATGGCCGCGCCACGCCGCTGCGCTTTCCGGTGCAATGGGTGGCGCGCCACGGCGGCGATCGCACGGACGACTTCCGCGGTTACGCCGGCCGGGTGGCCAGCGGCGTGGTGCGCCCGGGCGACGCGGTGACGGTGCAGCCGTCGGGCGTAAGCGCGGTGGTGCAGGAGGTCCGCGCCTTCGATCGCGCGCTGGATGAAGCGGTGGCTGGCGATTCGATCACGCTGGTGCTGGACCGCGACGTCGACGTCTCGCGCGGCGACGTGATCGTGCACACGGCCGCGCCGGCCCAGGTGTCGCGCGAGTTCGAAGCCGAGCTGTGCTGGCTGGACGCGCAGGCGTTGAATCCCGCACGCAAGTATCTGCTCAAGTCCGGCACGCGGCTCACGTCCGCGAAGGTGCGCGCGGTGTTGTCGCATCGGGACATCCATGAGTTGCAAGAGGTCGAGAACACCGAAGGCACCTTGCGCATGAACGACATCGGCCGCGTGACGCTCACCACGCGCGAGTCGCTCGCGGTCGATCGGTACGACGATGTCGCGGCGACCGGCGCCTTCATCCTGATCGATGAAGCCACGCATCAGACGGCTGCCGCAGGCATGCTTCGGTAG
- a CDS encoding PA0069 family radical SAM protein — protein MARTDHSFPAGSGSPAAAPAALRGRGAVTNVRHRFQRDDRVQVDDGWSASGLPADFVDSVPDSAPDSFHDISPAAGAVAGSPVIPILPDTRCAPPAPKTTVTAEEARKMLSRNDSPDIPFDVAANPYRGCEHGCVYCYARPTHSYLGYSPGLDFETRLVAKANAVQALRTELARPGYKPSPINIGSATDAYQPIERDWRLTRGMLELMLETRHPVTIVTKNALVARDLDLLAALAQQNLVVVYVSITTLDAGMARTLEPRAAAPWRRLEAVRSLTDAGVPVGVLVAPVIPFINDESLEHILHEAKAAGAHYASYTVLRLPWEVKTLFEDWLNAHYPDRAQRVLHRIEDLRNGRRNDPNFGSRMRGTGIWADLLRQRFEVATRKLGLNRTRLSLDCSRFQPPAGPGASASLFDGGAAGSSGAVRGNAASDFPSPVGAKASSGVPFPGGLPAVSGAYGRGERQLRAMAAGQLSLFD, from the coding sequence ATGGCACGCACCGATCATTCTTTTCCCGCCGGTTCTGGGTCCCCGGCTGCCGCCCCCGCCGCCTTGCGCGGTCGGGGTGCGGTTACTAATGTTCGGCATCGCTTCCAACGCGATGACCGTGTGCAGGTCGACGATGGCTGGTCCGCTTCCGGCCTGCCTGCCGATTTCGTGGATTCTGTCCCCGATTCTGCCCCCGATTCTTTCCACGATATTTCCCCGGCTGCCGGCGCCGTTGCCGGCTCTCCGGTCATTCCCATCCTGCCCGACACCCGTTGCGCGCCGCCTGCGCCCAAGACCACGGTCACCGCAGAAGAGGCGCGCAAAATGCTGTCGCGCAACGATTCGCCCGATATCCCCTTTGACGTGGCCGCCAACCCCTATCGCGGCTGCGAGCATGGCTGCGTGTATTGCTATGCGCGGCCCACGCATTCCTACCTGGGCTATTCCCCCGGGCTGGACTTCGAAACGCGCCTGGTCGCCAAGGCCAATGCCGTGCAGGCGCTGCGCACGGAGCTTGCCCGGCCCGGCTACAAGCCGTCACCGATCAATATCGGGTCGGCCACCGACGCCTACCAGCCCATCGAGCGCGACTGGCGCCTGACCCGCGGCATGCTTGAACTCATGCTTGAAACCCGGCATCCGGTCACCATCGTCACCAAGAACGCCCTGGTCGCCCGCGACCTGGATTTGCTGGCGGCGCTGGCCCAGCAGAACCTCGTGGTGGTCTACGTCAGCATCACCACGCTGGATGCCGGCATGGCGCGCACGCTGGAGCCCCGGGCGGCCGCCCCGTGGCGTCGCCTGGAAGCCGTGCGCAGCCTCACCGACGCCGGCGTGCCGGTGGGCGTGCTGGTGGCGCCGGTCATTCCCTTCATCAACGACGAATCCCTGGAACACATCCTCCACGAGGCCAAGGCCGCCGGCGCCCACTACGCCAGCTACACCGTCCTGCGCCTGCCCTGGGAGGTCAAGACCCTGTTCGAAGACTGGCTCAACGCCCACTACCCGGACCGCGCGCAGCGTGTCCTGCACCGCATCGAAGACCTGCGCAACGGCCGCCGCAACGATCCGAATTTCGGCTCGCGCATGCGCGGAACCGGTATCTGGGCAGACCTGCTGCGTCAGCGCTTCGAGGTCGCCACGCGCAAGCTCGGGCTCAACCGTACGCGCCTGTCGCTCGATTGCAGTCGCTTCCAGCCGCCCGCCGGGCCCGGCGCCTCGGCCTCCTTGTTCGACGGCGGGGCTGCCGGTTCATCTGGCGCTGTCCGTGGCAATGCCGCTTCCGATTTCCCATCCCCGGTTGGCGCGAAAGCGTCTTCAGGGGTCCCTTTTCCTGGTGGTTTGCCTGCGGTCAGCGGCGCATACGGGCGCGGCGAGCGCCAATTGCGCGCCATGGCGGCCGGCCAATTGTCCTTGTTCGATTGA
- a CDS encoding DMT family transporter: MSYSSLILVVLAAMAHATWNLIAKRAAMVGAPFVFAYGLCASVLYAPWVIWVLAHDGMTWTWPVVGAILASSLLHLGYSLCLQRGYQVADLSVVYPIARGTGPLLSTTGAFLLLGEPATSTGIAGMLCVVAGVLLIATQGRLAIFQQAQAWVGVRWGVVIGLFIAAYTVVDAYGVKVLLISPVLFDWFTCVTRTAMMTPHMLRRPAHSWESMRGHWHLALAVGFLSPLGYILVLYALRNGAPLSLVAPAREMSMMLGTLAGMFLLREKVGIGRLAGCVSILAGVILLGAS, encoded by the coding sequence ATGTCGTACTCGTCCCTGATATTGGTCGTCCTGGCGGCAATGGCCCACGCCACGTGGAACCTCATTGCCAAGCGCGCGGCCATGGTGGGCGCGCCCTTCGTCTTTGCCTACGGCCTCTGTGCCTCGGTGCTCTATGCGCCGTGGGTAATCTGGGTGCTGGCGCACGACGGCATGACGTGGACCTGGCCCGTCGTCGGGGCGATCCTGGCATCCAGCCTGTTGCATCTAGGCTACAGCCTGTGCCTGCAGCGCGGCTATCAGGTGGCCGATCTGTCGGTGGTGTATCCGATTGCCCGGGGCACCGGCCCCCTGCTTTCCACCACGGGCGCCTTCCTGCTGCTGGGTGAGCCCGCCACCAGCACCGGCATCGCCGGCATGTTGTGCGTGGTGGCCGGGGTGCTGCTCATTGCCACCCAGGGACGGCTTGCCATCTTTCAGCAGGCCCAGGCGTGGGTGGGCGTGCGCTGGGGCGTGGTGATCGGTTTGTTCATTGCGGCGTACACGGTGGTGGACGCCTACGGCGTGAAAGTGCTGCTGATCAGCCCGGTGCTGTTCGACTGGTTCACCTGTGTGACCCGCACCGCGATGATGACGCCGCACATGCTGCGCCGCCCCGCGCACTCATGGGAATCCATGCGCGGCCACTGGCATCTGGCCCTGGCCGTGGGATTTCTGTCGCCGCTGGGGTACATCCTTGTGCTGTATGCGCTGCGCAACGGCGCGCCGCTCAGCCTGGTCGCGCCAGCCCGGGAAATGTCCATGATGCTGGGCACCCTGGCGGGCATGTTCCTGCTTCGGGAAAAGGTGGGCATCGGCCGGCTGGCCGGCTGCGTGTCGATCCTGGCGGGGGTGATTTTGCTCGGCGCCAGTTGA
- the rplS gene encoding 50S ribosomal protein L19 → MNLIAILEQEEIARLTGGQAKPEFAPGDTVIVSVNVVEGTRKRVQAFEGVVIAKRNRGLNSAFTVRKISSGEAVERTFQLYSPQIASIEVKRRGDVRRAKLYYLRSRSGKSARIKEKLVSKQASAA, encoded by the coding sequence ATGAACCTCATCGCTATCCTGGAACAGGAAGAAATTGCCCGTCTGACCGGCGGTCAAGCCAAGCCTGAATTTGCTCCTGGTGACACCGTCATCGTGAGCGTCAACGTCGTTGAAGGCACCCGCAAGCGCGTGCAGGCTTTCGAAGGCGTTGTGATCGCCAAGCGCAATCGCGGCCTGAACTCCGCGTTCACCGTGCGCAAGATTTCGTCGGGTGAAGCCGTGGAACGTACTTTCCAGCTCTACTCGCCGCAAATCGCCAGCATCGAAGTGAAGCGCCGCGGCGACGTGCGCCGCGCCAAGCTGTACTACCTGCGCTCGCGCTCGGGCAAGTCGGCTCGCATCAAGGAAAAGCTGGTCAGCAAGCAAGCCTCCGCGGCTTGA
- a CDS encoding CoA pyrophosphatase, with translation MSDTSSSARPRRPLARPGFDPATQPWVVANESLPPVPTSLLTPDSLRGTLSQPSTWTLELSRDNDLRYPGREGTPVPAAVLIPLVTRDEGVHIMLTQRAAHLHDHAGQISFPGGRIETSDATPVAAALREAQEETGLPANHVEVLGSMPPYLTATGFSIIPVVSLVRPGFELAPDAFEVAEVFEVPLSFLMDPANHRLYEARLDDGRVRQYYGMPYGKYFIWGATAGMLRNLYHLLRHGFTPR, from the coding sequence ATGTCTGATACCTCGTCTTCCGCGCGGCCTCGAAGGCCGCTGGCACGTCCCGGATTCGACCCGGCGACGCAGCCGTGGGTGGTGGCCAACGAATCGCTGCCTCCCGTGCCCACCAGTCTGCTCACGCCGGATTCGCTGCGGGGCACGCTGAGCCAGCCCTCCACGTGGACGCTGGAGCTTTCACGCGACAACGATCTGCGCTATCCCGGCCGCGAAGGCACGCCGGTGCCGGCCGCCGTGCTGATTCCGCTGGTGACGCGAGACGAGGGCGTACACATCATGCTGACGCAGCGCGCCGCGCACCTGCATGATCACGCCGGCCAGATCAGCTTTCCGGGCGGCCGCATCGAGACCAGCGACGCCACCCCCGTCGCGGCGGCGCTGCGCGAAGCACAGGAAGAAACCGGCCTGCCGGCCAACCACGTGGAAGTGCTGGGCAGCATGCCGCCGTATCTGACGGCCACCGGCTTTTCCATCATTCCCGTGGTGTCGCTGGTGCGTCCGGGTTTCGAGCTGGCGCCCGATGCGTTCGAGGTGGCCGAGGTCTTCGAGGTGCCGCTGTCTTTCCTGATGGATCCGGCCAATCATCGCCTCTATGAAGCCAGGCTCGATGACGGCCGCGTGCGCCAGTATTACGGCATGCCGTATGGCAAGTACTTCATCTGGGGCGCGACCGCCGGCATGTTGCGCAATCTGTATCACCTGCTGCGCCACGGGTTCACGCCGCGCTAG
- the rsgA gene encoding ribosome small subunit-dependent GTPase A — MSAPLEGRIIAAHGRHYTVELADGALRKCFPRGKKAGAAVGDRVRITPQGKDEGAIDAILPRSNLLYRSDEMRSKQFASNVDQLLIVIAVRPTFSDDLTGRALAGAWSAGISPLIILNKTDLTDDLPAARARLAPIAALGVDVIELSALEPQNVQTLLAPRLAGRTSLLLGQSGMGKSTLLNALVPDAAAATREHSTALDMGKHTTTSTRLYHLPAPGGDLIDSPGFQAFGLQHLTREDIIRGFPEFTQPIEQCRFYNCTHRHEPGCGVVAALQAGTIDPARYALYQRILEENLAGQQRY; from the coding sequence ATGAGCGCCCCCTTGGAAGGCCGCATCATTGCCGCCCATGGCCGCCACTACACGGTGGAACTGGCGGACGGCGCCCTGCGCAAGTGCTTTCCGCGCGGCAAGAAAGCCGGGGCCGCGGTGGGCGACCGCGTCAGGATCACGCCGCAGGGCAAGGACGAAGGCGCCATCGACGCCATCCTGCCGCGCAGCAATCTGCTGTATCGGTCCGATGAGATGCGGTCCAAGCAGTTCGCATCCAATGTAGACCAGTTGCTGATCGTCATCGCGGTGCGGCCCACCTTTTCGGACGATCTCACCGGCCGCGCGCTGGCAGGCGCGTGGAGCGCGGGCATCTCGCCGCTCATCATCCTGAACAAGACCGACCTGACCGACGACCTGCCGGCCGCCCGCGCGCGCCTGGCCCCGATCGCCGCGCTGGGGGTGGACGTAATAGAACTGAGCGCGCTGGAGCCCCAGAACGTGCAGACGCTGCTGGCTCCGCGCCTGGCCGGACGCACGAGCCTGCTGCTTGGCCAGAGCGGCATGGGCAAGTCCACGCTGCTCAACGCACTGGTGCCCGACGCCGCCGCGGCCACGCGCGAGCATTCAACGGCGCTGGACATGGGCAAGCACACCACGACCAGCACCCGCCTCTATCACCTGCCCGCTCCCGGCGGTGACCTGATCGACTCGCCCGGATTCCAGGCCTTCGGGCTGCAGCACCTTACCCGCGAAGACATCATCCGCGGGTTCCCGGAGTTCACCCAGCCCATCGAGCAATGCCGCTTCTACAACTGCACGCATCGCCACGAACCCGGCTGCGGCGTGGTGGCGGCCTTGCAGGCGGGCACCATCGATCCGGCGCGCTACGCGCTGTACCAGCGCATCCTGGAAGAAAACCTGGCTGGCCAGCAGCGTTATTGA
- a CDS encoding M48 family metallopeptidase, which produces MFTLLFVAFLLTDIAVRMWLASRQIRHVARHRDQVPAEFSHRIGLTSHQRAADYTVARVRLGMLERTYDALVLVALTLLGGLQWIDLTVSQLTSNDFVRQMLLLVVVALVLGLLGLPFTLWRQFKLEARFGFNRMTPGLFVADAAKGLLVAAVLGLPLAAAVLWLMGSAGAYWWVWAWALWTAFNLALLIIYPMFIAPLFNKFTPLSDPELAGRIQRLAQRCGFALNGLFVMDGSRRSAHGNAYFTGFGKSRRIVFFDTLLARLNPDEIEAVLAHELGHFAKRHIIKRVIFSFGAALAFFAILGWIAQQPWFYVGLGVLPQLGGRNDAMALLLFFLVIPVFTFMLTPLASWYSRRDEFEADRYAAEQSSPDRLVSALVKLYDDNAATLTPDPVHSAFYDSHPPAAVRIRHLMAAAA; this is translated from the coding sequence ATGTTCACACTGCTGTTCGTTGCCTTCCTGCTGACCGATATTGCCGTGCGCATGTGGCTGGCGTCCCGGCAGATCCGCCACGTCGCCCGCCATCGCGACCAGGTGCCTGCGGAATTCTCCCATCGCATCGGGCTGACCAGCCATCAGCGGGCGGCCGACTACACCGTGGCGCGAGTCAGGCTGGGCATGCTGGAGCGGACCTATGACGCCCTGGTGCTGGTGGCGCTGACGCTGCTGGGCGGACTGCAATGGATCGATCTGACGGTCAGCCAGCTTACCAGCAACGACTTCGTGCGCCAGATGCTGCTGCTGGTCGTGGTGGCGCTGGTGCTGGGCCTCTTGGGCCTGCCCTTTACCCTGTGGCGCCAGTTCAAGCTGGAGGCGCGCTTTGGCTTTAACCGCATGACGCCGGGCCTGTTCGTGGCCGACGCCGCCAAGGGCCTGCTGGTGGCGGCAGTGCTGGGCTTGCCGCTGGCAGCCGCGGTCTTGTGGCTGATGGGCAGCGCCGGCGCCTACTGGTGGGTCTGGGCATGGGCGCTGTGGACGGCGTTCAATCTGGCGCTGCTGATCATCTACCCGATGTTCATCGCGCCCCTATTCAACAAATTCACGCCGCTGTCCGATCCCGAACTGGCCGGCCGCATCCAGCGCCTGGCGCAGCGCTGCGGCTTTGCCTTGAATGGCCTCTTCGTGATGGACGGCTCGCGCCGCTCGGCCCATGGCAACGCCTATTTCACGGGCTTTGGAAAGTCGCGCCGCATCGTGTTCTTCGACACCCTGCTGGCCCGCCTGAACCCCGACGAGATCGAGGCGGTGCTGGCGCACGAGCTGGGGCATTTCGCCAAGCGCCACATCATCAAGCGCGTCATCTTCAGCTTTGGCGCCGCGCTGGCGTTCTTTGCGATCCTGGGCTGGATCGCCCAACAGCCGTGGTTCTATGTGGGCCTGGGCGTGCTGCCGCAATTGGGCGGGCGCAACGACGCCATGGCGCTGCTGCTGTTCTTCCTGGTCATCCCCGTATTTACCTTCATGTTGACCCCGCTGGCCAGCTGGTATTCGCGCCGCGACGAGTTCGAAGCGGATCGCTATGCCGCCGAACAGAGTTCGCCGGACCGCCTGGTCTCCGCGCTGGTCAAGCTTTACGACGACAACGCTGCAACCCTGACACCCGACCCCGTGCATTCCGCCTTTTACGACAGCCATCCCCCCGCCGCCGTGCGCATTCGCCACTTGATGGCGGCCGCCGCATGA
- the orn gene encoding oligoribonuclease, whose amino-acid sequence MAANENRLIWLDMEMTGLDPEKERIIEVAVVVTEPDLTVVAEGPVIVVHQPDSLLDAMDSWNKSTHGKSGLIDKVKASTVTEAQAEDTLLAFLAQHVPAGKSPMCGNTISQDRRFMFAYMPRLEQFFHYRNLDVSTLKELARRWAPAVYKGFEKKSRHEALADIYESIDELKYYREHFLKV is encoded by the coding sequence ATGGCTGCGAACGAAAATCGCCTGATCTGGCTCGACATGGAAATGACCGGGCTGGACCCTGAAAAAGAACGGATCATCGAAGTCGCCGTCGTGGTGACCGAGCCTGACCTGACGGTCGTGGCCGAGGGGCCGGTGATCGTGGTGCACCAGCCCGACAGCCTGCTCGACGCCATGGATAGCTGGAACAAGTCCACCCACGGCAAGAGCGGCCTGATCGACAAGGTCAAGGCGTCCACGGTGACCGAGGCGCAGGCAGAGGATACGCTGTTGGCGTTTCTGGCGCAGCATGTGCCGGCCGGCAAGTCGCCGATGTGCGGAAACACCATCAGCCAGGATCGGCGTTTCATGTTTGCGTACATGCCGCGCCTGGAGCAATTCTTCCATTACCGCAACCTGGACGTCAGCACGCTCAAGGAACTGGCGCGCCGCTGGGCGCCCGCGGTCTACAAGGGCTTCGAGAAAAAGAGCCGCCACGAAGCGCTGGCCGACATCTACGAGTCCATCGATGAGCTCAAGTATTACCGCGAGCACTTCCTGAAGGTCTGA
- a CDS encoding NAD(P)H-hydrate epimerase has product MPSYSVPQIRLAEQRALASGRALMPLAGAAAAAFVTARFPATASILALAGPGNNGGDALEAAALLLRQGFDVHVVLPSGPARLPADAARAWTGWLAAGGQARTHAALPPGPPPDLVIDGLFGIGLNRPLDASWQSLIDAVNAMHTPVLALDVPSGIDADSGAALGRPIRARWTLSFIAASRGLARPGPGRDAAGECHVDTLGVAMPAEPDPQS; this is encoded by the coding sequence ATGCCGTCCTATTCCGTCCCGCAAATCCGCTTGGCCGAACAGCGCGCCCTGGCGTCGGGGCGCGCCCTGATGCCGCTGGCCGGCGCGGCGGCGGCGGCTTTCGTCACGGCCCGGTTTCCCGCCACGGCATCCATCCTGGCGCTGGCCGGTCCCGGCAACAATGGCGGGGACGCGCTGGAAGCCGCGGCTTTGTTGCTGCGGCAGGGCTTTGACGTCCACGTGGTGCTGCCTTCCGGGCCGGCCAGGCTGCCCGCAGACGCCGCCCGCGCCTGGACCGGCTGGCTGGCCGCTGGCGGGCAAGCCCGCACCCACGCCGCGCTACCGCCTGGACCGCCGCCAGACCTGGTCATCGACGGCCTCTTCGGCATCGGTCTGAACCGTCCCCTTGATGCTTCCTGGCAATCGCTGATCGATGCCGTCAACGCCATGCACACGCCGGTGCTGGCCCTGGACGTGCCCAGCGGCATCGACGCCGATTCCGGCGCGGCGCTGGGCCGGCCGATCCGGGCCCGGTGGACGCTGTCTTTCATCGCGGCCAGCCGCGGACTGGCGCGCCCGGGACCCGGGCGCGACGCGGCGGGGGAATGCCACGTCGACACCCTGGGCGTGGCCATGCCCGCCGAGCCAGATCCTCAGTCCTGA
- the paaX gene encoding phenylacetic acid degradation operon negative regulatory protein PaaX: MANPQSPLERTLSRLLKSDPPRAKSLCVSVLGDALAPHGGAIWLGSLIELLAPLGINERLLRTSVFRLVAQNWLQSERHGRRSLYLISEQGARHTSHASQRIYEGAAQDWNGEWTLVALPRTGNGLAERGELRRELTWEGFGMIAPGLFAHPHTEARAAHDILEKLGIPDRALVLSARDLAGAGGLPIASLASQCWNLDDVAEQYRLFSRNFGPLEKLLEEAPSPAEAFMVRVMVLHNWRRIVLHDPQLPAPMLPDNWPGHAARDLCGRLYWKVFTHSEIHLDALAGQDNERYTPLTAEVESRFGGRPA, from the coding sequence ATGGCAAACCCTCAGTCGCCCCTGGAACGCACGCTGTCCCGCTTATTGAAAAGCGATCCGCCTCGCGCAAAATCGCTGTGTGTCAGTGTGCTGGGCGATGCGCTGGCCCCGCATGGCGGCGCCATCTGGCTGGGCAGCCTGATCGAGCTGCTGGCGCCCCTGGGCATCAATGAACGCCTGCTGCGCACCAGCGTCTTTCGACTGGTGGCGCAGAACTGGCTGCAATCCGAACGCCACGGCCGGCGCAGCCTGTACCTGATTTCGGAACAGGGCGCGCGCCATACCTCGCACGCGTCGCAGCGCATCTACGAAGGGGCGGCGCAGGACTGGAACGGGGAATGGACGCTGGTCGCGCTGCCGCGCACGGGCAACGGCCTGGCCGAGCGCGGCGAACTGCGCCGCGAACTCACGTGGGAAGGTTTCGGGATGATCGCGCCCGGCCTCTTCGCGCATCCGCACACCGAGGCGCGCGCCGCGCACGACATCCTCGAAAAGCTGGGCATTCCGGACCGCGCCCTGGTGCTGTCGGCCCGCGACCTGGCCGGCGCGGGCGGGCTGCCCATCGCCAGCCTGGCCAGCCAATGCTGGAACCTGGACGACGTGGCCGAGCAGTACCGGCTGTTCTCGCGCAATTTCGGCCCGCTGGAAAAGCTGCTGGAAGAGGCGCCCTCGCCCGCCGAGGCCTTCATGGTGCGGGTCATGGTGCTGCACAACTGGCGCCGGATCGTGCTGCACGATCCGCAACTGCCCGCCCCCATGCTGCCCGACAACTGGCCCGGCCACGCCGCGCGCGACCTGTGCGGGCGGCTTTACTGGAAAGTATTCACGCATTCCGAAATCCACCTGGATGCGCTGGCCGGGCAGGACAACGAACGCTATACGCCCCTGACGGCCGAGGTCGAGTCGCGGTTCGGCGGACGGCCGGCCTGA